From Aspergillus luchuensis IFO 4308 DNA, chromosome 2, nearly complete sequence:
aagatggggatagggaggatgagggttgtggtggaggggggaaatgtgcggaggaggggatgcTATATTTGATGATATGCTAGGACATTTGAATCTAAATAATTCTGTGTGTGTTGATGAGTAGTATCCACGTCTATACTATATCAACTGTGTTTAGATACATCCATATATCCAAATCTAACTCCCATATACCCAAACCAAGAAAGATTATGACCAGCATAATACCAACTGCATCGCGCTAGAACTGCTTCACCGTCTTCTGCAACCCACCAAACCTCAATGGCTTTCTCGTATACTTGTCCGGCTCCTCCCTCGCCCCCTTCTTCCAATAGTCAAACTCCATCCACACATTTTCCTTCATCTGCTCGTCCATCGCCTCGAGGAATTCACCCAGATCCGGACTCAACGGGATAACTCCCGTCTCAAGCACGTACTGATCCCACAACTTCAGCAAcaccttcatcctctctGGCTCATTCTCCGCCAAGTCGTGCACTTCGCCCGGATCGTTCCTCAGATTATACAGCTGCCAGCGCTCTGGTCCCTTTGGTTTCGGGATATACACGATCTTCCAGTCGCCGTAGCGCAGGGCTGCACGACCACACGTCTCCCAGCCTTGGATGAAGTCCTCTGGGTGGATTCGTGCCGCGCTGCCATTGGCCCAGGGGTAGATGGACTTCCCGCGCATGGGAACGATCTCCCGTCCCTGGTATGTCGGTGCGGGGTGCTTGAGACCGGCCATGTCCAGAATAGTAGGGGCGAGGTCCATGACTGTGGCGAACTGGTCTGTTATAGCACCAGCCTGGACATGAGGAGACGTCTGCACTGAAGTAGGGAATCTAGCAAGGAAGGGAACGCGAACGCCTCCCTCCGTAGTGTATGCTTTATACAATCTGGACGGAGCGGTGGCTGCCTGCGCCCATCGCGGGCCGTACCAGATGAATGAGTTGTAATTGCCCAGGTTCTCGAGCGAATTGTCGTAGTATTTCTGAAGATGAGGTAGGACTCCACTCTTCACCAGAGGGTATGCTTCGTAGGCTGCGCCCTCGGCACCATTGTCAGACATGAAGCAGACGAACGTATTATCCAGCTCGTCAATGGAGGCGAGATAATCGACGACCTTGCCGACATTGGCGTCGATGCACTCGACCATACCAGCGAAGACTTCCATCGCGGTGGAGGACATTTTTTGTTCCTCTGGGGAGAGCTCAGACCAGGGCTTggcctcgtcttcctctgcaACCACAGGATGAGGCTCGACGCTGTCAGGGATCATGCCGAGGGCTTTGAGACGCTCGAGACGGCGTTGGCGCAGGACATCAGGACCTTCGTCGTAGACGCCGCGGTAGTGGTCGATGTACTCGCGGGGAGCTTGCAGGGGCCAGTGGGGCGCTGTGAAGGGGAGATAGGCAAAGAAAGGCCGGTCGTCGCCGCGCTCGTGCCAGTCTTTCAGGTAATCACGCATCTTGTCGCCGTAGCCGTCGGACGAGTACCATCCATCTGGGAGTTTCTTGACGTATTGGTCGTCTTCCGTGTGCAAGGCGATGTAACTGGCTTCGAGGAAGGTAGGGGTCTCGTCGGCGCCTTGGAGCTGGGGCTCAAAAGCGTAGTGGTTGGAGCAGGCTGGGAGGTGGGCGAGGGAGCGGTCGAAGCCGCGACGGTAGGGCGAGCGCTCTGGGGTCAGACCCAGGTGCCATTTTCCTGCCATCAAGGTGTGGTAGCCCCCGTCGCGGAGGACTTCGGGGAGAGCGACGACGCGCTCGTTGAGGTAGCCTTCGTAACCGGGCATACCGCGCTGAGGAGCGGTGCTCATGCCGCCGCCCTTGGGGTCATTCTGGCCAGAGATGTTGGTCCATTCGACGAGGTTACCCAGACCGGCGATGTGGTGGTCGGTGCCGGTCATGATCATGGCGCGAGTGGGACTGTAGTTCTATATTAGAATGGGTGGAAAGTATGACGCATGTATACAAGAAGGGGACGTACGAGCATGCTGCCGCAGCGTGAAAGTCTGTAAAGCGAATGCCCTCCTGGGCCAGACGGTTGAGGTTGGGAGTGCGAATCTCTCCGCCAAAGCAACCAATGTCAGAGAAGCCCAGATCGTCGGCGACGACTACGAGGAAGTTGGGGCGTTTCGGAGCCATGATGTACGATATGGACAAGAGACTAAGATGCAAGACTCACAGCTGATTAGAGGCGACAAGACAGGGGGTATTGGGGTATTTAAGTAGCATGTACCCCGTACTGCCCATCGGCTCTCGGCTGAGGCACGCGGCCTCGCCATTAAGCGCAACCAGAAACCAGAATTGATGGCGGGAGAGTATCAGATGGAGAGGGGCATCACCATCCGATTGGCAAACCGCGTGAGGAGACGGTCAACCCGCAGTCAAACCGCATGTTGGAGCCAATGAGCGGATCACGCCATGATCCCCGCTTCTCACGCACTCGGCTGTCGGCTGCCTTGCCTTTTACGATCCTGGTCGGATGATCACTAAGTTGCTGTCTACTCAAGAAGTAGAGTGGCAACTGACCGGAAAAGTTTTGGGATAGAGGCAAGTTGCCCGTTTTTGAGGGTTTTGCACCGCTGGTTCACGATTACTTAGCAGTGGCGGAAGAAGCACCCGCCGTAACGGTGGTTGTATATACCCTCACGGCCATCTATACTCCCGACCCgtaatcaatcaatgcttATCGGCTATTATCTTAGCAACGGTGGTCTACGATATAGGTAGTCTTAACAGATACTGGGGAATGCATAGTATCATACTATGATGTGGTCTACTCATCCCATACCACACTGCTCAACCCCGTCGATGTTCCAACCACTCCTGGTTCGCCGATCTGCACATTCGCCACCTCATCCCCCAGCTTTCCAGTCTGCGGGTCCCGCGTTACAATCGCAACATTCGACGACGATTGATCGCCAATCGCAACCAAATCTCCCGCCTTGTTGATCACAAACGTCCGGGGCACCTTGCCGTAGGATGAGGTGAGCTCGTTCAAGGTGACCGTGTTATTTGAGGAATGGTCCAGCTTCGCCATTGAGTCGTTGGGGGCGAAGCCTTGATCGCTCCGGATCGACACATACAACGAGTTGCCCGCTTGGCGGATTTCCGATGGCGTAGCCCCGTCCGGTAGCTGGCCGTCGGTGTATGGCTCGAACGACTGAAACTCGTCAAAGCTGAGACAGCCGTCGGATGTGTAGGAGACCGTAAACCCTTTGAAGTGTCCGTCCAGCTCATCGACGATATACAAGATCTGACTGGCTTGCTGCCGGGTCTTTAGTTGTCGGGTGAGTGTAGAGTGCTCTGTCTGCCAGAACAGGCCATGTCGGGGTCCACTGCCCTCTGGATAAGTCAAATCAGGGCAGGCCCCGTCCAACTCACCAGTAGACTTGTCGATGGCGTACACACGGACGAGATCCGCTCCCAAATCCGGCACGAGTATAAAGGATCCAGTCGGGTCCAAGAGAActtggtgaggatgaggcgcaTTCTGCTGCGGGTTCTGTTTGGTTTCTGAGAGGGTGTAGCGGAAAACCTGGAGGttctcatccccatcattcaAAGGGAGACGGAATGTGGACATCGCGGAGCCACCACTGCAAACATTAGACCATAATCATCAAGCCTAGGAAGACACATACTAGTGAGCGATGGCTAGATATTGAGCACCGTCATCACCGTTATAGAAGATACTGTTCACCCCGCCCCCCGGTGCCGCAGCAGTGGCTATCTCCGTAAGGGTGCCGTCCTGGTCGGCCGCCAGAGTGGTCAGAGATCCATTGGTGGACGCATCACCAGACTCATCGGAGCAGTAAAGAATGCGCGAGGCCGA
This genomic window contains:
- a CDS encoding arylsulfatase (COG:P;~EggNog:ENOG410PFR8;~InterPro:IPR017850,IPR000917,IPR024607;~PFAM:PF00884;~go_function: GO:0003824 - catalytic activity [Evidence IEA];~go_function: GO:0008484 - sulfuric ester hydrolase activity [Evidence IEA]), translated to MAPKRPNFLVVVADDLGFSDIGCFGGEIRTPNLNRLAQEGIRFTDFHAAAACSPTRAMIMTGTDHHIAGLGNLVEWTNISGQNDPKGGGMSTAPQRGMPGYEGYLNERVVALPEVLRDGGYHTLMAGKWHLGLTPERSPYRRGFDRSLAHLPACSNHYAFEPQLQGADETPTFLEASYIALHTEDDQYVKKLPDGWYSSDGYGDKMRDYLKDWHERGDDRPFFAYLPFTAPHWPLQAPREYIDHYRGVYDEGPDVLRQRRLERLKALGMIPDSVEPHPVVAEEDEAKPWSELSPEEQKMSSTAMEVFAGMVECIDANVGKVVDYLASIDELDNTFVCFMSDNGAEGAAYEAYPLVKSGVLPHLQKYYDNSLENLGNYNSFIWYGPRWAQAATAPSRLYKAYTTEGGVRVPFLARFPTSVQTSPHVQAGAITDQFATVMDLAPTILDMAGLKHPAPTYQGREIVPMRGKSIYPWANGSAARIHPEDFIQGWETCGRAALRYGDWKIVYIPKPKGPERWQLYNLRNDPGEVHDLAENEPERMKVLLKLWDQYVLETGVIPLSPDLGEFLEAMDEQMKENVWMEFDYWKKGAREEPDKYTRKPLRFGGLQKTVKQF
- a CDS encoding lactonase family protein (COG:G;~EggNog:ENOG410PK8N;~InterPro:IPR015943,IPR019405;~PFAM:PF10282;~SECRETED:SignalP(1-19);~go_function: GO:0005515 - protein binding [Evidence IEA]), coding for MGRQLTLSWLATCLSLATATNLYATHYDGSVYSLSLQDSDGTYSLSIASSLKTCGSMPSWLTFDSASRILYCSDESGDASTNGSLTTLAADQDGTLTEIATAAAPGGGVNSIFYNGDDGAQYLAIAHYGGSAMSTFRLPLNDGDENLQVFRYTLSETKQNPQQNAPHPHQVLLDPTGSFILVPDLGADLVRVYAIDKSTGELDGACPDLTYPEGSGPRHGLFWQTEHSTLTRQLKTRQQASQILYIVDELDGHFKGFTVSYTSDGCLSFDEFQSFEPYTDGQLPDGATPSEIRQAGNSLYVSIRSDQGFAPNDSMAKLDHSSNNTVTLNELTSSYGKVPRTFVINKAGDLVAIGDQSSSNVAIVTRDPQTGKLGDEVANVQIGEPGVVGTSTGLSSVVWDE